Proteins co-encoded in one Desulfitobacterium hafniense DCB-2 genomic window:
- a CDS encoding methyl-accepting chemotaxis protein has protein sequence MKSIRTQLVIYFSILVLLSSLALGYLSLAKASNALTAEAEKALGTLAADSAKLTESRLETQKKTLEMIALREDMQTMDWQVQQPILQRQLPNTNFLDLGVVQLDGSVSYSDGSTNQLGDRDYVQKALKGETNVSDLIISRVTNSLVIMYATPIVNEGKVVGALIGRRDGNALSLIAEDTGYGQNGYGYMVNSQGTVIAHPDREKVFAQFNPIEAVKEDQSLMSTATMIENLLQSGQGVSSYTYNGQDLYAGYAPIQGSDWTFVITASQEEVLSAIPALQKDILVTGVIIFFIAMGFVTLIGNSLAKPIMKVTESAERIARLDVTQDVPEGLLKKANEIGALAKGIQVITASLREFIGDVKESSEKVAAVSVQLTASTQQSAITAEEVSRAVTEIARGASEQAGNTEEGALKAVRLGQAIEKDLELVEALNVASNRVSAVVEEGLQEIDNLTRISQENNGATEEIRQVIFKTNESSQKIEQASNVIASIAEQTNLLALNAAIEAARAGEAGRGFSVVAEEIRKLAEQSSASTKSIDLMVKELQNNSQDAVKNMERVSQISKEQAESVMTCQDKYRVIAQSMEEAIQAVNELNVSEAAMDKIKDEIHSTLQALSAIAEENSAATEEVTASMEEQTASVQEIAASSEGLSELAQSLKTVIMKFKL, from the coding sequence TTGAAAAGTATCAGAACACAACTGGTCATTTATTTTTCCATACTTGTATTGCTATCATCTTTAGCCCTGGGATATCTGTCTTTAGCCAAGGCCAGCAATGCCCTGACGGCTGAAGCAGAAAAAGCGTTAGGCACCCTTGCCGCCGACTCGGCTAAACTCACGGAAAGCCGCTTGGAAACCCAAAAGAAAACCTTGGAGATGATCGCCTTAAGGGAAGATATGCAAACCATGGATTGGCAGGTACAACAACCCATCTTGCAAAGACAACTCCCCAACACCAATTTTCTTGATCTTGGGGTCGTTCAGCTGGACGGTTCCGTCAGCTATTCCGATGGGTCAACCAACCAACTGGGAGACCGGGACTATGTGCAAAAGGCCTTAAAAGGGGAAACCAATGTATCCGACCTGATCATCAGCAGGGTGACCAACAGCCTGGTTATTATGTATGCCACACCGATTGTCAACGAAGGGAAAGTGGTGGGGGCATTGATCGGGCGCCGTGACGGCAATGCTTTAAGCCTGATCGCGGAAGACACAGGATATGGTCAAAATGGTTATGGATATATGGTTAATAGCCAGGGAACGGTTATTGCCCACCCGGACAGGGAAAAAGTGTTCGCTCAATTCAATCCTATCGAAGCAGTCAAAGAGGACCAAAGTTTAATGTCCACGGCGACGATGATTGAAAACCTGCTGCAGAGCGGTCAGGGAGTCAGCTCCTATACTTATAACGGTCAGGACTTATATGCGGGATATGCTCCTATTCAGGGCAGCGATTGGACCTTCGTTATTACGGCCAGTCAGGAAGAAGTTCTGTCAGCCATCCCTGCTCTCCAAAAGGATATTTTAGTTACCGGAGTGATTATTTTTTTCATAGCTATGGGCTTTGTCACCCTGATTGGAAATTCTCTGGCTAAGCCGATTATGAAAGTGACGGAGAGTGCCGAGAGAATTGCCCGCTTGGATGTGACCCAGGATGTACCTGAAGGGTTGCTCAAAAAAGCCAATGAGATCGGAGCCTTGGCCAAAGGAATCCAAGTCATCACCGCCAGCCTGAGAGAGTTTATAGGGGACGTCAAAGAGTCCTCTGAGAAAGTCGCCGCTGTGTCTGTGCAGCTGACAGCGTCAACCCAGCAAAGTGCCATCACTGCGGAAGAAGTATCGAGAGCAGTTACGGAAATTGCCAGAGGAGCATCCGAGCAAGCCGGCAATACGGAAGAGGGAGCGCTGAAAGCCGTCCGTCTCGGACAAGCCATTGAGAAAGATCTTGAGTTGGTGGAAGCCTTAAATGTGGCATCGAATAGGGTTTCCGCTGTTGTGGAGGAAGGCCTGCAAGAGATCGATAACCTCACCCGTATCTCTCAGGAAAACAACGGAGCCACTGAGGAAATCCGTCAAGTAATTTTTAAAACCAATGAAAGTTCCCAAAAGATTGAGCAAGCCAGCAATGTCATTGCTTCCATAGCAGAACAGACCAATCTCCTGGCCTTGAACGCAGCTATCGAAGCAGCCCGGGCAGGGGAAGCCGGACGGGGATTTTCCGTGGTGGCCGAAGAGATTCGCAAGCTGGCTGAGCAATCTTCCGCTTCCACTAAATCGATTGATCTCATGGTGAAGGAGCTGCAAAATAACTCTCAGGATGCGGTCAAAAACATGGAGAGAGTATCCCAGATATCCAAGGAACAAGCGGAAAGCGTTATGACCTGCCAGGATAAATATCGGGTGATTGCCCAATCCATGGAGGAAGCTATCCAAGCCGTGAACGAGCTGAATGTTTCGGAAGCGGCAATGGACAAAATTAAGGATGAAATCCATTCCACATTACAAGCTCTCTCGGCCATCGCTGAAGAGAATTCCGCCGCCACAGAGGAAGTTACCGCTTCCATGGAAGAGCAAACAGCATCTGTCCAGGAAATCGCGGCTTCCAGTGAAGGGCTGTCAGAATTAGCCCAAAGCCTTAAAACGGTCATCATGAAATTTAAACTATAA
- a CDS encoding TetR/AcrR family transcriptional regulator, which yields MDSNLIHRKESLVITAISLINEKGLQGLSTREVAKREGVSEATIFKHFKSKNELVSAVLEHSSQYDHALLEAALTKDLTPKEKVLHLIDSYITYCENYPEITAILLAYNGLLYEEELKDKVMEIICRRSKDIQSLIYSSIAMGELNPSVHSESLTNIILGMIHEIILKWRMAEFSFSLREQTLASATMLLEAFTMRHEAKL from the coding sequence GTGGATAGCAATCTTATACACAGAAAAGAGAGCCTGGTCATTACAGCTATCTCCCTGATCAATGAAAAGGGCTTGCAAGGCCTTTCCACAAGAGAAGTGGCCAAACGGGAAGGGGTTTCCGAAGCCACTATCTTCAAGCATTTTAAATCGAAAAACGAACTCGTATCAGCCGTTCTTGAGCACTCTTCCCAATATGATCATGCTTTGTTGGAAGCAGCCCTGACGAAGGACTTAACTCCCAAAGAGAAGGTTCTTCATCTTATCGACAGCTATATAACCTACTGTGAGAACTATCCGGAAATTACGGCGATCCTTCTGGCCTACAATGGCTTGTTGTACGAAGAAGAGCTTAAGGACAAGGTTATGGAGATTATTTGCCGACGGTCAAAAGACATCCAATCTTTAATTTATAGCTCCATCGCAATGGGTGAACTGAATCCATCCGTTCATAGTGAAAGTTTAACCAATATCATTCTGGGGATGATCCATGAGATCATTCTCAAGTGGCGAATGGCGGAGTTCAGCTTTTCCTTGCGGGAGCAGACTCTTGCTTCGGCAACCATGCTTTTAGAGGCTTTCACCATGAGACACGAAGCCAAACTATAG
- a CDS encoding GGDEF domain-containing phosphodiesterase has product MARNKTIAKNEKKHNPGESYALKNLQRRFQVLVQDSHDVFEIINSDGTIQYISPAVEKILGYKPEERIGKPAYELLEPTEKYKFKQMLTLAFNHPDQVVQEEIKIKTKAGQEIILSCDMRNKLSEPSIQGVILNWRVSSSDRNREDSQAKAPATLDELTRLPARGAFESLLSQHMAEARGEEALALIIVDIDRFKYINSYLGYEHGDQLLRQISRRLRLLCTDQVLLCRFSGDQYAIVAARGEGQDDYLPLVEEVLRLFDAPFIVDEHKLDISVSLGISLYPHDAQDSETLVKSAYAALLRGKAAGKKHYQFYSADVEHKNYREFLLRRDMQKALKEGQFAVHYQPIVNLYTNEVLAVEALLRWKHPLCGMISPAEFIPIMEETGFIVDMGKWLLEEVCRSHKQWQKEGLPPLKVSINCSSVQFAEECFVESIQAILDKMQLDPRYLIIEITESVLIDNAKKVIADLQKLQEIGILVAVDDFGTGFSSLSYLLTFNIDIIKIDSSFIQNIPTNKTSTIITHSVINLARELNIKLVAEGIESPEQLSHLKRFNCHTGQGYLYSKPIPQHQLAEIIANKKCEPQINAEALGI; this is encoded by the coding sequence TTGGCCCGGAATAAAACCATTGCTAAAAACGAAAAGAAACACAATCCTGGCGAAAGTTATGCATTAAAGAACCTGCAAAGACGCTTTCAAGTATTAGTGCAAGACTCTCATGATGTGTTTGAGATTATCAACTCTGATGGGACCATTCAATACATAAGCCCTGCTGTTGAAAAGATACTCGGTTACAAACCCGAAGAGCGGATAGGTAAGCCGGCCTACGAACTTCTTGAACCAACAGAAAAATATAAATTTAAGCAGATGCTGACTTTAGCCTTCAATCATCCTGATCAAGTGGTGCAAGAGGAAATAAAGATAAAGACGAAAGCGGGACAGGAAATTATCTTATCCTGCGATATGCGCAATAAGTTATCGGAACCCTCCATACAAGGGGTAATCCTCAATTGGCGAGTGTCTTCTTCAGATCGCAACAGAGAGGATAGCCAGGCCAAAGCCCCGGCAACCCTGGATGAACTGACCAGGCTTCCCGCTCGGGGCGCCTTTGAATCACTGCTGAGTCAGCATATGGCGGAGGCCAGGGGAGAAGAAGCCCTGGCACTGATCATTGTGGACATTGATCGATTCAAATACATCAACAGCTACTTAGGCTATGAGCATGGGGACCAGTTGCTCAGGCAAATCAGCCGGCGTCTGCGCTTGCTGTGCACGGATCAGGTGCTGCTTTGCCGCTTTTCCGGGGACCAGTATGCCATAGTGGCTGCCCGGGGAGAGGGGCAGGATGATTATCTCCCTTTGGTTGAAGAGGTTCTGCGCCTTTTTGATGCCCCCTTTATAGTGGATGAGCATAAACTGGATATTAGTGTGAGCCTGGGTATTAGTCTCTATCCTCATGATGCCCAAGATAGTGAGACTCTTGTTAAGTCTGCTTACGCCGCTTTATTACGGGGCAAAGCGGCCGGCAAAAAGCACTACCAATTTTATTCAGCTGATGTGGAGCATAAGAATTACAGAGAATTTCTCCTGCGCCGTGACATGCAGAAGGCCCTTAAGGAAGGTCAGTTTGCGGTGCATTATCAACCTATAGTCAATCTATATACCAATGAAGTCCTGGCCGTAGAGGCTTTGCTGCGCTGGAAACACCCTTTATGCGGAATGATTTCCCCCGCTGAATTTATCCCGATCATGGAAGAAACCGGTTTTATAGTGGATATGGGAAAATGGCTGTTGGAAGAAGTATGCCGCAGCCATAAGCAATGGCAAAAGGAAGGACTGCCTCCCCTTAAAGTATCCATCAATTGCTCCTCCGTGCAGTTTGCGGAGGAGTGCTTTGTGGAGAGCATCCAGGCCATTCTTGACAAGATGCAGCTCGACCCCCGCTATCTCATTATAGAAATCACGGAAAGTGTCCTCATCGATAATGCCAAGAAGGTCATTGCCGATCTGCAAAAACTTCAGGAGATCGGCATTTTGGTTGCCGTGGATGACTTCGGTACAGGTTTTTCATCCTTATCGTATTTGCTTACCTTTAATATAGATATTATAAAAATCGACAGCTCCTTTATACAGAACATCCCTACCAATAAAACCAGCACGATTATTACCCATTCTGTGATCAATCTGGCTCGTGAACTCAATATCAAGCTGGTGGCCGAGGGAATTGAAAGTCCGGAGCAGCTGTCCCACCTGAAGCGGTTCAACTGTCACACCGGTCAGGGGTATCTCTATAGTAAGCCCATACCACAGCATCAGCTTGCTGAAATTATAGCGAACAAAAAATGCGAGCCCCAAATCAACGCCGAGGCTCTGGGGATTTAA
- a CDS encoding helix-turn-helix domain-containing protein: protein MNAESFKKALGTRIKQLRKNGKLSLADLSRHLPSISRANLGRIENGEVMPSAIFIYEISSFFNVSADWLLTGNTPALPIYLNAEHERLIEMFNLMNGMEQQILMANAAFLLSTDYSKLAKQPLHKSKPIDLESTHFNEAE, encoded by the coding sequence ATGAATGCTGAATCATTTAAAAAAGCTCTAGGCACCAGAATCAAACAGCTTAGAAAAAATGGCAAATTGTCTTTAGCGGATCTTTCAAGGCATCTTCCCAGTATTTCTCGCGCAAATTTGGGACGGATCGAAAATGGTGAGGTTATGCCGTCGGCTATATTCATTTATGAAATCTCCTCATTTTTCAATGTTTCAGCCGATTGGTTATTAACCGGAAATACACCGGCTCTGCCCATTTATCTAAATGCTGAACACGAAAGGTTAATCGAGATGTTCAATCTCATGAATGGTATGGAGCAGCAGATTCTTATGGCTAACGCAGCATTTCTTTTGTCCACTGATTATTCTAAGTTGGCAAAACAACCTTTACATAAAAGCAAACCCATTGATCTGGAATCAACGCACTTTAATGAGGCGGAATAA